A part of Drosophila bipectinata strain 14024-0381.07 chromosome 3L, DbipHiC1v2, whole genome shotgun sequence genomic DNA contains:
- the LOC108120709 gene encoding uncharacterized protein, with translation MKYLFVVALIVLAIQLAAAASDNTTSSDNTTTTTTDATTTTTTDASASTTTTTEKHRKKLCWRGNDWCGTFIPRRRCRNGRCHRIRVTRRKSA, from the coding sequence ATGAAGTACCTTTTCGTAGTTGCCCTGATCGTCCTGGCCATCCAGTTGGCGGCTGCTGCTTCTGACAACACCACCTCGTCTgacaacaccaccaccacgacAACCGATGCCACCACCACGACCACCACCGACGCCTCGGCCTCCACCACAACGACCACCGAGAAACACCGCAAGAAGCTCTGCTGGAGAGGCAACGACTGGTGCGGAACTTTCATCCCAAGGAGGAGGTGCAGGAATGGCAGGTGCCACAGGATCAGGGTTACTCGCAGGAAATCTGCCTAA
- the LOC108120634 gene encoding uncharacterized protein, whose amino-acid sequence MKYLLVAALVVLAIQLATATSSNSTSSTSNTTTTTTTTTDATTTTTTDATTTTEKTHHRKKLCWRGNDWCGTFTPKRRRKTRSGKHRKHRKVVVRVTRRRHG is encoded by the coding sequence ATGAAGTACCTTCTCGTAGCTGCCTTGGTGGTCCTGGCTATCCAACTGGCAACAGCAACCTCCAGTAACAGCACGTCCAGCACGTctaacaccaccaccactacaaCGACGACAACGGATGCAACCACCACGACCACCACCGACGCCACAACAACCACTGAGAAGACCCATCATCGCAAGAAGCTCTGCTGGAGGGGCAACGACTGGTGCGGCACCTTCACTCcaaagaggaggaggaagacCAGGAGTGGAAAGCACCGCAAGCACCGCAAGGTGGTTGTTAGGGTGACCCGCAGAAGGCATGGCTGA
- the LOC108120708 gene encoding mucin-like protein 1: MKYLFVVAFIALAIQLASATSPTTTDPTTTTTTAATTTTTASSSTTTTTESSSTGTKKCSKKNNWCGTFRPKKKCKHPKRCHKTIVRVTHRKG, from the coding sequence ATGAAATACCTTTTCGTAGTTGCCTTCATCGCCCTGGCCATCCAGTTGGCTTCGGCCACCTCACCTACCACCACTGATCCCACCACCACGACTACCACTGCGGCAACAACCACTACGACAGCTTCCTcctcaacaacaacaaccaccgaATCGTCCTCTACTGGAACCAAGAAATGCTCTAAGAAGAACAACTGGTGTGGCACGTTCAGGCCCAAGAAGAAGTGCAAGCACCCCAAGAGGTGCCACAAGACCATCGTGAGAGTGACCCACAGGAAGGGCTAA